One Bacillus sp. FJAT-52991 genomic region harbors:
- the sufC gene encoding Fe-S cluster assembly ATPase SufC, whose product MTASTLVIKDLHVAIEGKEILKGVNLEIKGGEFHAIMGPNGTGKSTLSSAIMGHPKYEVTQGSIELDGEDVLEMEVDERARAGLFLAMQYPSEITGVTNADFLRSAINSRREEGNEISLMKFIRKMDEKMDFLEMDQDMAQRYLNEGFSGGEKKRNEILQLMMIEPKIAILDEIDSGLDIDALKIVSKGINEMRGSEFGCLMITHYQRLLNYITPDKVHVMMQGRIVKSGGPELAQRLEAEGYDWIKQELGIEDETVSQ is encoded by the coding sequence ATGACAGCTTCTACATTAGTAATTAAAGATTTACACGTAGCAATTGAGGGTAAAGAAATTTTAAAGGGTGTAAACCTTGAGATAAAGGGTGGAGAATTCCACGCAATTATGGGACCAAACGGAACAGGTAAGTCTACATTATCTTCTGCAATCATGGGTCATCCAAAATATGAAGTGACGCAAGGTAGCATTGAACTTGATGGAGAAGACGTACTAGAGATGGAAGTGGATGAGCGCGCTCGTGCCGGTCTATTCCTTGCGATGCAATATCCAAGCGAAATCACGGGTGTAACGAATGCTGACTTCTTGCGTTCTGCGATCAATAGCCGTCGTGAAGAAGGCAATGAAATTTCTTTAATGAAATTCATCCGTAAAATGGACGAAAAAATGGACTTCCTTGAAATGGATCAAGATATGGCGCAACGTTATTTAAACGAAGGTTTCTCAGGCGGAGAGAAAAAGCGTAACGAAATTCTTCAATTAATGATGATTGAGCCAAAAATTGCTATCCTTGATGAGATCGATTCTGGTTTAGATATCGATGCATTAAAAATCGTTTCTAAAGGGATCAATGAAATGCGCGGCAGTGAGTTTGGATGCCTAATGATCACTCACTATCAACGTCTTCTAAACTACATCACTCCTGACAAAGTACACGTAATGATGCAAGGTCGTATCGTAAAATCAGGTGGACCTGAGCTTGCTCAACGCTTAGAAGCAGAAGGATATGACTGGATCAAGCAAGAGCTTGGAATTGAAGACGAAACAGTTAGTCAATAA
- a CDS encoding carboxymuconolactone decarboxylase family protein, with translation METEMNNFSETALREYKEGLGVFKEKMPDLAKHYQEFTAACFKEGDIELKEKQLIALAISVFAQDEYCIIYHVKGCLDQGCSEKEMLEAMGVAAAFGGGAVMSQSVTLVQEAIHDLSMKH, from the coding sequence ATGGAGACGGAAATGAATAATTTTTCAGAGACAGCGTTGCGGGAATACAAGGAAGGACTAGGCGTGTTTAAAGAAAAGATGCCTGATTTGGCCAAACATTATCAAGAGTTCACGGCGGCTTGCTTCAAAGAGGGAGACATTGAACTTAAAGAAAAACAATTGATTGCGCTAGCCATTAGTGTGTTTGCTCAAGATGAGTATTGCATCATTTATCATGTGAAAGGCTGTCTCGACCAAGGATGCAGTGAAAAGGAAATGTTAGAAGCGATGGGGGTAGCAGCAGCATTTGGTGGCGGTGCGGTCATGAGTCAATCTGTCACTTTAGTGCAAGAAGCGATTCACGATCTAAGCATGAAACATTAG
- a CDS encoding MetQ/NlpA family ABC transporter substrate-binding protein produces MKKWLFTLLTSIVVLALAACGGSEEKKEEGKSEEDNKIVVGASNVPHAIILEEAKPLLKEKGYDLEIETFNDYVLPNKALDEGELDANYYQHIPFLELQKKEHGYKFENAGGIHIEPIGVYSKKYKSLEELPKGAKILMSNSVADHGRVLSMLEKEGLIKLKEGINKDEATLEDISENKKNLQFEYNYEPAFLPQAFNNGEGDAVLINSNFAIDAGLDPLKDPIAIESKDSPYVNIVAVRSGDENKEKIKALIEVLHSKEIQDFIMKEWKGAVVPVNE; encoded by the coding sequence ATGAAAAAGTGGTTATTCACGTTACTTACATCGATTGTTGTACTAGCTCTTGCTGCATGCGGCGGCTCAGAAGAGAAAAAAGAAGAAGGTAAATCAGAAGAGGATAATAAAATTGTTGTTGGAGCATCTAACGTTCCACATGCGATCATTTTAGAAGAAGCCAAGCCGTTGTTAAAAGAAAAAGGCTATGATTTAGAAATCGAAACATTTAATGATTATGTGTTACCGAACAAGGCATTAGATGAAGGCGAATTAGATGCTAACTATTATCAGCATATTCCGTTTCTTGAACTGCAAAAGAAAGAGCATGGTTACAAGTTTGAAAACGCAGGCGGCATTCATATCGAACCAATTGGCGTGTACTCAAAAAAATATAAAAGCTTAGAGGAGCTACCTAAGGGTGCCAAAATTTTAATGAGCAATTCGGTAGCTGACCACGGCCGTGTGTTAAGTATGCTGGAAAAAGAAGGTCTGATTAAACTGAAAGAAGGCATTAATAAAGACGAAGCGACGTTAGAGGACATTAGTGAAAATAAAAAGAACTTACAATTTGAATACAATTATGAACCAGCTTTTCTTCCACAAGCATTTAACAACGGAGAAGGCGATGCGGTTTTAATTAACTCCAATTTTGCTATTGATGCAGGCTTAGATCCACTAAAAGATCCAATTGCGATTGAATCTAAAGACTCTCCGTATGTGAACATCGTTGCCGTTCGCAGCGGAGATGAAAATAAAGAAAAAATTAAAGCGCTGATCGAAGTACTTCACTCGAAAGAAATTCAAGACTTTATCATGAAAGAGTGGAAAGGCGCAGTCGTGCCAGTGAATGAATAA
- a CDS encoding methionine ABC transporter permease has protein sequence MLEQWLPNVDWEKIWEATVETLYMTGISVVATFILGILLGLLLFLTSKDQILENKVVYMIVAAFVNVFRSIPFIILIVLLIPFTKAIVGSMIGENAALPALIIGASPFYARVVEIGLREIDKGVIEAARSMGAKTSTIIFKVLLPESMPALISGITVTAIVLVGYTAMAGAIGAGGLGNLAFLDGFQRNQSDVTFVATVIILLIVFVIQFTGDFFTKKLDKR, from the coding sequence ATGCTTGAGCAATGGCTTCCAAATGTCGATTGGGAAAAAATTTGGGAAGCAACGGTTGAAACTCTTTATATGACTGGGATTTCGGTTGTTGCTACTTTTATTCTTGGTATCTTGCTAGGTTTACTTCTATTTTTAACATCTAAAGATCAAATATTGGAAAATAAAGTGGTGTATATGATTGTAGCAGCTTTCGTGAATGTGTTCCGTTCGATTCCATTCATTATTTTGATCGTTTTATTAATTCCTTTTACGAAAGCAATTGTTGGCTCGATGATCGGTGAAAATGCGGCACTGCCTGCTTTGATCATCGGCGCCTCTCCATTTTACGCCCGTGTTGTAGAAATCGGGTTGCGGGAAATTGATAAAGGGGTCATTGAAGCCGCAAGATCAATGGGTGCTAAAACAAGCACGATTATTTTTAAAGTGTTGCTTCCGGAGTCCATGCCTGCCTTAATTTCGGGTATTACGGTGACGGCAATCGTCTTAGTAGGATACACAGCAATGGCTGGAGCAATTGGCGCTGGTGGACTTGGCAATTTAGCCTTTTTAGATGGCTTTCAACGCAATCAAAGTGACGTTACTTTTGTAGCGACGGTCATTATTTTACTCATTGTATTTGTCATTCAATTCACTGGTGATTTCTTCACCAAGAAATTAGATAAAAGATAA
- a CDS encoding methionine ABC transporter ATP-binding protein: protein MISIANVKKIFATKNGTVTAVDEINLNIDQGEIFGIIGYSGAGKSTLIRMLNGLESPSEGSVVVAGREVSNIRGAGLRQARQEISMIFQHFNLLWSRTVRENIAFPLEIAGVPKEKRKERVDELIQLVGLDGRGDSYPSQLSGGQKQRVGIARALANNPKVLLCDEATSALDPQTTDSILDLLVDINERLGLTIVLITHEMHVIRKICHRVAVMEAGNIVELGPVLDVFKHPKQPITKRFVQQVTEPEESRETIEHLLEREGKVVKLTFIGESAEQPIITELIRNFQISVNIVQGKVSQTQDGAYGSLFVHLTGSSEEVDRAVTYLEKQQIGSEVITHA from the coding sequence ATGATTTCAATTGCAAATGTGAAAAAGATTTTTGCAACGAAGAATGGCACAGTGACAGCAGTAGATGAAATCAATTTAAATATAGATCAAGGAGAAATCTTTGGCATCATTGGCTATAGCGGAGCAGGAAAAAGTACGTTGATCCGCATGTTGAATGGTCTTGAATCTCCTTCTGAAGGGTCGGTTGTTGTGGCTGGTCGAGAAGTGTCAAATATCCGAGGAGCTGGACTAAGACAAGCCCGTCAAGAAATTAGCATGATTTTTCAGCATTTTAACTTGCTTTGGTCGAGAACGGTTCGGGAAAACATTGCGTTTCCGCTTGAAATTGCAGGGGTTCCGAAAGAAAAACGAAAAGAGCGCGTCGATGAATTAATCCAATTAGTGGGGCTTGACGGTCGAGGAGATTCGTATCCTTCTCAGCTAAGCGGTGGTCAGAAGCAGCGGGTAGGTATTGCTAGAGCACTAGCGAACAATCCGAAAGTGCTATTATGCGATGAAGCAACGTCCGCCCTTGATCCGCAAACGACGGATTCCATTTTAGATTTACTGGTAGATATTAATGAGCGACTTGGCTTGACGATTGTTTTAATTACACATGAAATGCATGTCATTCGCAAAATTTGTCACCGTGTTGCGGTCATGGAAGCGGGAAATATCGTGGAACTAGGACCTGTGCTAGATGTGTTTAAGCATCCGAAGCAGCCGATTACGAAACGATTTGTTCAACAAGTGACGGAGCCAGAGGAATCAAGAGAAACGATTGAGCATTTGCTGGAGCGCGAAGGAAAAGTGGTTAAGCTCACCTTTATTGGTGAATCCGCTGAACAGCCAATTATTACCGAATTAATTCGCAATTTTCAAATATCGGTGAATATCGTTCAAGGGAAAGTGTCGCAAACGCAAGATGGCGCATACGGCTCGCTTTTTGTTCACCTCACTGGTTCATCGGAAGAAGTCGATCGAGCGGTCACTTATCTAGAAAAACAACAAATTGGCTCGGAGGTGATTACCCATGCTTGA
- a CDS encoding thioredoxin family protein: protein MQSEQLQTIVEQQEKVAVYAYAPMCGTCQLASKMLDVVEKVGTPYEWVRINLNYYEDFAETYSIESVPCLLIFKEGQLMEKIYAFQSVPHIYEKLNQY from the coding sequence ATGCAATCAGAACAATTACAAACGATAGTTGAGCAGCAAGAGAAAGTAGCGGTTTATGCCTATGCACCGATGTGTGGGACATGTCAGCTTGCTTCGAAAATGCTCGATGTCGTTGAAAAAGTCGGAACGCCGTATGAATGGGTTCGGATCAATTTAAATTATTACGAGGATTTTGCCGAGACTTATAGCATTGAAAGTGTTCCATGTTTGCTTATTTTTAAAGAAGGACAACTGATGGAAAAGATTTATGCATTTCAGTCTGTTCCGCATATTTATGAAAAATTGAATCAGTATTAA
- a CDS encoding toprim domain-containing protein translates to MFSGKTIVVEGTSDKRRVKEIIKEPIEIICTNGTIGVSKLDEMIDELDGRDVYILVDADKAGEKLRRLFIRELPEAHHLYIDRVYKEVATAPYRHLATILLSANIDVHGEFLQKDG, encoded by the coding sequence ATGTTTTCGGGAAAAACTATTGTTGTTGAAGGCACTTCTGACAAAAGAAGAGTAAAAGAAATCATTAAAGAGCCGATTGAAATCATTTGTACAAATGGTACGATCGGCGTGAGTAAGTTGGATGAAATGATCGATGAACTTGATGGTCGCGATGTGTATATTTTAGTGGACGCAGACAAAGCGGGAGAAAAGTTGCGAAGGCTATTTATTCGTGAGTTGCCAGAAGCTCATCATTTATATATTGATCGAGTGTATAAAGAAGTGGCAACCGCTCCTTATCGACATTTAGCTACTATATTATTAAGTGCGAATATAGATGTGCATGGTGAGTTTTTGCAAAAGGATGGATAA
- the gcvH gene encoding glycine cleavage system protein GcvH: MNTPKELRYSEEHEWVKTEGEKVRIGITEFAQSELGDIVFVELPSVGDEVKADEPFGSVESVKTVSELYAPVSGKVVEVNEDLDDSPELVNESPYEKAWMVVVELSDASQVDSLMTAEQYEEMVKED; encoded by the coding sequence ATGAATACACCGAAAGAATTGCGTTATTCTGAAGAACATGAATGGGTGAAAACAGAAGGGGAAAAGGTTCGCATTGGAATCACTGAGTTTGCACAGTCTGAGCTTGGCGATATCGTATTTGTTGAGCTTCCATCTGTAGGCGATGAAGTTAAAGCGGACGAGCCTTTTGGTAGCGTGGAATCTGTTAAAACAGTGTCTGAATTATATGCTCCTGTTAGCGGAAAAGTGGTTGAAGTGAACGAAGATTTGGACGACAGCCCAGAGCTTGTCAACGAATCTCCTTACGAAAAAGCTTGGATGGTCGTTGTTGAATTATCTGATGCTTCTCAAGTAGACAGCTTAATGACTGCTGAGCAATATGAGGAAATGGTAAAAGAAGACTAA
- a CDS encoding arsenate reductase family protein, with translation MTLTFYWYPKCGTCRKAKKWLEERNIEFQEVHIVEQPPSKEELKDLYEKSGLELKKFFNTSGQKYRELGLKDKVKTATEDELLTLLASDGMLIKRPLTADGQNVTVGFKEADFEKYWVQE, from the coding sequence ATGACATTGACATTTTATTGGTACCCTAAATGTGGGACGTGTCGTAAAGCGAAAAAATGGTTAGAAGAGCGTAATATTGAGTTTCAAGAAGTACATATCGTGGAGCAGCCACCTTCTAAAGAAGAATTAAAAGATTTATATGAAAAAAGCGGACTAGAATTGAAGAAGTTCTTTAACACGAGTGGTCAGAAATATCGAGAGCTTGGGTTAAAAGATAAAGTGAAGACCGCTACTGAGGATGAATTACTTACTCTTCTTGCATCAGATGGGATGCTTATTAAACGTCCATTGACTGCAGATGGACAAAATGTAACAGTTGGTTTCAAGGAAGCAGATTTTGAAAAGTATTGGGTGCAAGAATAA
- a CDS encoding acyl-CoA dehydrogenase family protein gives MTNQTEKQAVKGGAFLIEDISYDRVFTPEDFSDEQKMIAKTTEEFVMNSVLPQVPYLEKHEFERSVKLLHEAGELGLLSADVPEEYGGLSLDKISAALIAEKMAVAGGFSITHGAHVGIGSLPIVLFGNEEQKQKYLPVLSTGEKIAAYALTEPGSGSDALGAKTTAKLNEAGTHYVLNGEKQWITNAGFADVFVVYAKIDGDKFSAFIVEKEFPGVSTGAEEDKMGIKSSSTRTLILQDAEVPKENLLGEVGRGHVIAFNILNIGRYKLGVGTVGSSKRALEITVKYANERKQFNTPISSFNLTKEKFATMGAKLYASESAIYRTVGCFEDRMSQLSEEEQKNGMAISGSIAEYAIECSLGKFFGSEVLDYMVDEGVQIHGGYGFMEEYEIARMYRDSRINRIFEGTNEINRLIVPGTYVRKALKGELPLLEKAQQLQGELMMLMPEEVGTEPLAQEKYLVKNAKKIGLLAAGLAVQKYGKALEKEQEVLANIANIVNLVYAMESAVLRTEKAIANVGEEKGKQKLLYTQIFCQEAFDEIEAHAKETLITVEEGDNLRMMLSALRKLTRYTPINIIAKKREAAEKLISAEKYIV, from the coding sequence ATGACTAATCAAACGGAAAAGCAAGCTGTTAAAGGTGGAGCATTTTTAATCGAGGATATTTCGTATGATCGCGTATTTACGCCGGAGGACTTTTCTGACGAACAAAAAATGATTGCAAAAACAACGGAAGAGTTTGTCATGAACAGTGTATTACCGCAAGTGCCTTATTTGGAAAAGCATGAATTCGAACGCTCCGTGAAATTGCTTCATGAAGCAGGAGAACTCGGATTGCTAAGCGCGGACGTGCCAGAGGAATATGGTGGTTTAAGCTTAGATAAAATCAGTGCCGCTTTAATTGCAGAGAAAATGGCGGTAGCTGGGGGCTTCTCAATTACGCATGGTGCCCATGTTGGAATCGGCTCATTACCTATCGTCTTATTCGGAAATGAGGAGCAAAAGCAAAAATATTTACCGGTATTAAGCACAGGAGAAAAAATCGCCGCTTACGCCTTAACGGAGCCAGGTTCAGGATCAGATGCATTAGGTGCCAAAACAACGGCAAAATTGAACGAAGCCGGTACTCATTATGTGTTAAATGGGGAGAAGCAATGGATTACCAACGCAGGATTTGCTGATGTATTCGTTGTGTATGCCAAAATTGATGGCGATAAATTCTCTGCTTTTATCGTAGAAAAAGAATTCCCAGGCGTATCCACTGGTGCGGAAGAAGATAAAATGGGGATCAAGAGTTCTTCGACGCGAACATTAATTTTACAAGATGCAGAAGTGCCGAAAGAAAACTTGCTTGGTGAAGTTGGTCGCGGCCATGTGATCGCTTTTAACATTTTAAATATTGGTCGTTACAAGCTTGGGGTTGGCACGGTAGGTAGCTCAAAGCGTGCACTGGAAATCACAGTGAAATATGCGAATGAACGCAAGCAGTTCAACACACCAATCTCTTCTTTTAACTTAACGAAAGAGAAGTTCGCTACAATGGGTGCGAAACTATATGCGAGTGAAAGCGCGATCTACCGCACAGTCGGCTGTTTCGAAGACCGCATGAGCCAACTATCTGAAGAAGAACAAAAGAATGGAATGGCGATTTCAGGATCCATTGCTGAATACGCTATTGAGTGTTCATTAGGAAAATTCTTCGGTTCAGAAGTGCTTGATTATATGGTAGATGAGGGCGTACAAATTCATGGAGGCTACGGCTTCATGGAAGAGTATGAAATCGCTAGAATGTATCGCGATTCCCGTATTAATCGCATATTCGAAGGAACGAACGAGATCAATCGTTTAATCGTGCCAGGCACATATGTCCGAAAAGCACTTAAAGGCGAATTGCCATTATTAGAAAAAGCGCAACAGCTACAAGGCGAATTGATGATGCTAATGCCAGAAGAAGTTGGTACAGAGCCATTAGCACAAGAAAAATATTTAGTGAAAAACGCGAAGAAAATTGGATTGCTCGCGGCCGGTTTAGCTGTTCAAAAATACGGTAAAGCACTTGAGAAGGAACAGGAAGTACTAGCCAATATCGCTAATATCGTTAACCTCGTGTACGCCATGGAATCAGCTGTCCTGCGTACAGAAAAAGCGATCGCCAACGTGGGCGAAGAGAAAGGCAAGCAAAAATTACTTTACACACAAATCTTCTGCCAAGAAGCATTTGACGAAATCGAAGCACACGCCAAAGAAACATTGATTACAGTAGAAGAAGGAGACAATCTCCGTATGATGCTATCCGCTTTACGTAAACTAACACGCTATACACCAATCAACATTATCGCTAAGAAACGTGAAGCTGCTGAAAAACTCATTAGCGCTGAAAAATACATTGTATAA
- a CDS encoding acetyl-CoA C-acetyltransferase, with product MKEAVIVAGARTPVGRAKKGTLATVRPDDLGAIAVKETLKRAGNYEGEIDDLIIGCAMPEAEQGMNMARNIGALAGVPYTVPAITINRYCSSGLQSIAFAAERIMTGQAETIIAGGAESMSMVPMMGHVVRPNIWIAENAPEYYMSMGHTAEEVAKKYGISREEQDAFAVRSHERAAKAIAEGKFVDEIVPVDVTLRGVGADHKLVEKQIKFGQDEGVRQGTSMETLAKLRPAFSTTGTVTAGNASQTSDGAAAVMVMEREKAESLGLKPMAKFRSFAVGGVPPEIMGVGPIVAIPKALKLAGLDLSDIGLIELNEAFASQSIQVIRELGLDEEKVNVNGGAIALGHPLGCTGAKLTLSLIHEMKRRQEQFGIVTMCIGGGMGAAGVFELL from the coding sequence ATGAAGGAAGCGGTCATTGTAGCGGGTGCAAGAACACCAGTCGGTCGTGCGAAAAAGGGAACGTTAGCAACCGTTCGTCCAGACGATCTCGGAGCAATTGCGGTAAAAGAAACGTTAAAACGCGCAGGAAATTATGAAGGAGAAATTGACGATTTAATTATCGGTTGTGCGATGCCAGAAGCAGAGCAAGGAATGAATATGGCTCGAAATATCGGCGCTCTTGCTGGGGTACCTTACACCGTACCGGCCATTACAATCAATCGTTACTGCTCTTCTGGTTTACAATCGATCGCTTTTGCGGCGGAGAGAATTATGACTGGTCAAGCAGAGACGATTATTGCTGGCGGAGCAGAGTCGATGAGCATGGTGCCGATGATGGGCCATGTCGTCCGGCCGAATATTTGGATTGCGGAAAATGCACCAGAATACTATATGAGCATGGGGCATACAGCAGAAGAAGTAGCAAAGAAATATGGTATTTCTCGCGAAGAGCAAGATGCTTTTGCCGTTCGCAGTCATGAGCGTGCCGCAAAAGCCATAGCTGAAGGGAAATTTGTTGATGAAATTGTCCCGGTGGATGTCACGCTTCGCGGTGTCGGAGCAGACCATAAATTAGTAGAGAAGCAGATTAAGTTTGGACAGGACGAAGGGGTACGTCAAGGAACAAGCATGGAAACTCTGGCAAAGCTACGTCCTGCTTTTTCTACAACGGGTACAGTAACGGCAGGGAACGCTTCGCAAACAAGTGATGGAGCGGCAGCTGTGATGGTAATGGAACGTGAAAAAGCCGAGTCACTTGGACTAAAACCAATGGCTAAATTCCGTTCATTTGCCGTTGGTGGTGTACCTCCAGAAATTATGGGGGTTGGTCCGATTGTCGCCATTCCGAAAGCGTTGAAGCTTGCCGGACTAGATCTATCGGATATCGGGTTAATCGAATTAAATGAAGCCTTTGCTTCTCAATCGATTCAAGTCATTCGTGAACTTGGTTTAGATGAAGAAAAAGTCAATGTCAACGGGGGAGCCATTGCTCTTGGTCATCCACTTGGCTGTACGGGAGCCAAATTAACATTGTCTTTAATTCATGAGATGAAACGACGTCAGGAACAATTTGGGATTGTGACGATGTGTATTGGTGGAGGAATGGGAGCCGCTGGGGTATTTGAGTTATTGTAA
- a CDS encoding 3-hydroxyacyl-CoA dehydrogenase/enoyl-CoA hydratase family protein, translating to MVQHIQKAAVLGSGVMGSGIAAHLANIGIPSILLDIVPRDLSKEEEAKGLTLNDRQVRNRFSEGALKKLLKHKPAPLTSKKNLSLITAGNLEDDLDQLQDVDWIIEVVVENLEVKKQVFETIEKYRKPGSIVSSNTSGISIEAMAAGCSEDFRKHFLGTHFFNPPRYLKLLEVIPTKDTAPEVLEYMKTFGEDTLGKGVVLAKDTPNFIGNRIGVYGLLKTVQEMLASGLTPGEVDSITGPLIGRPKSATFRTLDVVGLDTFIHVADNVYEQVEGEEKQVFEVPEFMRKMRENGWIGAKSGQGFFKKEGKTVLELHPETMEYSEQKKLAAASIEMAKQQKGTAAKLKSLVYANDKAGQFLWKIIAPVLVYSAELTGEIADDILAIDQAMKWGFGWSQGPFEMWDAIGVEKSIEKMEAEGLSVPAWVKEMLANGNTSFYQEDSFYNKGEYKTIPVNPKVIDLKKLKKQGNVIKSNSGASLIDIGDGVALLEFHSKSNAIGMDIVQMMDYAVDEVEKNYKGLVIGNQGKNFCVGANLAMILMEVQDDNLWDVEMVVKGFQQVAMKVKYSSKPVVAAPFAMTLGGGAEVCLPAAHIQASTETYMGLVEVGVGLIPGGGGNKELYIRHLEQMANGVQLDLQNVANKVFEMIAMANVSTSGEEARENNFLFKADGVSVNPDHLLHDAKQAALYLYESGYTPPKRKNIPVVGESGYAMLLLGAQSMLKSGYISEHDLKIAQKLAYVIAGGKLPFGTEVDEQYLLDLEREAFLSLCKEPKTQQRMQHMLAKGKPLRN from the coding sequence TTGGTTCAGCACATTCAAAAAGCGGCTGTTCTTGGATCAGGTGTGATGGGTTCTGGAATCGCTGCACATTTAGCGAACATTGGCATACCATCGATTTTGTTAGATATTGTTCCGCGGGACTTGTCGAAGGAAGAGGAAGCGAAGGGGTTAACGTTGAACGATCGCCAGGTGCGTAATCGTTTTTCAGAAGGAGCTTTGAAGAAGCTATTAAAACATAAACCAGCACCGCTTACATCTAAAAAGAACCTCTCGCTAATTACCGCAGGCAACTTAGAAGATGATTTAGACCAATTGCAGGATGTGGACTGGATCATTGAAGTCGTCGTTGAAAACCTTGAAGTGAAAAAACAAGTGTTTGAAACAATAGAAAAGTATCGCAAGCCAGGAAGCATCGTTAGCTCGAATACATCAGGTATTTCGATTGAAGCAATGGCAGCTGGATGCTCAGAAGACTTTCGCAAGCATTTTCTAGGGACGCATTTCTTCAATCCACCTCGTTATTTAAAACTATTAGAAGTAATTCCAACAAAAGATACAGCTCCAGAAGTATTAGAATACATGAAAACTTTCGGGGAAGATACGCTTGGTAAAGGCGTCGTTCTTGCAAAAGATACACCGAATTTCATCGGCAACCGCATTGGAGTTTACGGTTTATTGAAAACGGTTCAAGAAATGTTGGCATCGGGGCTAACACCTGGAGAAGTCGATTCGATTACCGGCCCATTGATTGGCCGTCCGAAAAGTGCGACTTTCCGAACGCTTGATGTTGTTGGTCTTGACACATTCATTCATGTAGCGGACAACGTGTATGAGCAAGTAGAAGGGGAAGAAAAGCAAGTATTTGAAGTCCCAGAATTTATGAGAAAAATGCGTGAAAACGGCTGGATTGGAGCAAAGAGCGGTCAAGGCTTTTTCAAAAAAGAAGGTAAAACCGTTTTAGAATTACATCCAGAAACGATGGAATATAGCGAGCAGAAAAAGTTAGCGGCCGCTTCGATTGAGATGGCGAAGCAGCAAAAAGGCACAGCAGCCAAATTGAAATCGCTTGTTTATGCGAATGACAAGGCTGGTCAATTTTTATGGAAAATTATCGCTCCTGTTCTGGTGTATTCCGCTGAACTAACAGGGGAAATTGCCGATGACATATTAGCGATTGACCAGGCAATGAAATGGGGCTTTGGCTGGAGTCAAGGACCGTTTGAAATGTGGGATGCGATCGGTGTCGAAAAATCCATAGAGAAAATGGAAGCAGAGGGGTTAAGCGTCCCTGCTTGGGTAAAAGAGATGCTAGCAAACGGAAATACATCTTTTTACCAAGAGGACAGCTTTTATAATAAAGGCGAGTATAAAACCATCCCGGTCAATCCTAAAGTGATCGATTTGAAAAAGCTAAAGAAGCAAGGAAACGTGATAAAAAGCAATAGCGGTGCTAGCTTAATTGACATTGGAGATGGCGTGGCATTGCTTGAGTTCCATTCTAAAAGCAACGCCATTGGCATGGACATCGTGCAGATGATGGACTACGCGGTGGATGAAGTAGAGAAAAATTATAAAGGGCTTGTGATCGGCAACCAAGGCAAGAACTTCTGTGTTGGTGCAAATCTTGCGATGATCTTAATGGAAGTGCAGGATGATAATTTATGGGATGTAGAAATGGTCGTGAAAGGCTTCCAACAAGTGGCGATGAAAGTTAAATATAGCTCGAAACCAGTGGTGGCTGCTCCATTTGCAATGACGCTTGGCGGTGGCGCAGAGGTCTGTTTGCCAGCCGCTCACATTCAAGCGAGCACAGAAACGTATATGGGATTAGTGGAGGTCGGTGTTGGGCTAATCCCTGGTGGTGGAGGAAATAAAGAACTCTACATTCGACATTTAGAGCAAATGGCCAATGGTGTACAACTGGACTTGCAAAATGTCGCGAACAAAGTGTTTGAAATGATTGCAATGGCGAACGTATCCACATCAGGTGAAGAGGCTCGTGAAAATAATTTCTTATTCAAAGCAGATGGGGTAAGTGTTAATCCAGATCATCTTCTACACGATGCGAAACAGGCGGCACTTTATTTATATGAAAGTGGATATACACCACCGAAAAGAAAGAACATCCCGGTCGTTGGTGAATCTGGCTATGCGATGCTGTTATTAGGTGCACAATCCATGCTGAAATCTGGCTATATTTCTGAGCATGATTTAAAAATTGCTCAAAAGCTAGCTTATGTGATTGCGGGTGGAAAGCTCCCATTTGGCACAGAAGTCGATGAACAATACTTACTAGATTTAGAGCGTGAGGCTTTTTTAAGCTTATGTAAAGAGCCGAAAACACAGCAGCGTATGCAGCATATGCTCGCCAAAGGAAAGCCATTACGTAACTAA